One Streptomyces sp. P9-A2 DNA window includes the following coding sequences:
- a CDS encoding carbohydrate ABC transporter permease — protein sequence MTTKTTSAPPAAGPRKGSRRRPPASSATKVGRPGFAWALPAAVFFALFAIVPLIMVAVLSFMSWDGLGSPEFVGMDNWSRLMDDPVMFQSVWLTLLLTVLGVVVQTPLSIVLGVWAAGHQRNRAVLSVIYFIPLLLSATAVSVLWRALLDPNFGIPAEATWLFGDGNLFGEQATAIGVLAFVSTWQFTPFHTLIYQGAARAVPQVLYQAAEIDGAGRYRQFFHITLPQLRNSMITSMILMIVGGLTTFETVLILTQGGPGTDTTISAYYMYDKAFKSFDFGAGSAIALALVVSATVISLIVVRVSGYDKMRSTMEGVS from the coding sequence ATGACCACAAAGACCACGAGCGCTCCGCCCGCCGCCGGACCCCGTAAGGGGTCCCGGCGGAGGCCGCCCGCCTCGTCCGCAACGAAGGTGGGCCGCCCCGGCTTCGCCTGGGCGCTGCCCGCCGCAGTGTTCTTCGCCCTCTTCGCGATCGTCCCGCTGATCATGGTGGCGGTGCTGTCCTTCATGAGCTGGGACGGACTCGGCTCGCCCGAGTTCGTCGGCATGGACAACTGGTCGCGCCTGATGGACGACCCGGTGATGTTCCAGAGCGTCTGGCTGACCCTGCTGCTGACCGTGCTCGGCGTGGTCGTCCAGACGCCGCTGAGCATCGTGCTCGGCGTCTGGGCCGCCGGTCATCAGCGCAACCGGGCCGTGCTGTCCGTCATCTACTTCATCCCGCTGCTGCTGTCCGCGACGGCCGTCTCCGTGCTGTGGCGGGCGCTGCTCGACCCGAACTTCGGCATCCCGGCCGAGGCCACCTGGCTGTTCGGCGACGGCAACCTGTTCGGTGAACAGGCCACCGCCATCGGGGTGCTGGCGTTCGTCAGCACCTGGCAGTTCACCCCGTTCCACACGCTGATCTACCAGGGCGCCGCCCGGGCCGTCCCGCAGGTGCTCTACCAGGCGGCCGAGATCGACGGGGCGGGCCGCTACCGGCAGTTCTTCCACATCACCCTGCCGCAGCTGCGCAACTCGATGATCACCTCGATGATCCTGATGATCGTCGGCGGCCTGACCACCTTCGAGACGGTCCTCATCCTGACCCAGGGCGGCCCCGGCACCGACACCACCATCAGCGCCTACTACATGTACGACAAGGCGTTCAAGAGCTTCGACTTCGGCGCCGGCTCCGCCATCGCCCTGGCCCTGGTCGTCTCGGCCACCGTCATCTCGCTGATCGTCGTCCGGGTCTCCGGCTACGACAAGATGCGCAGCACCATGGAAGGTGTGTCATGA
- a CDS encoding carbohydrate ABC transporter permease has translation MRRRPHYLAGAGSLFWLFLVGLPLYVMLAATVRTRQDYAENGPVSIPDSFTLDNYTGAFDSGFGQYFFNTLVVTGCVIGIVLLLVPPLAYAIVRSRGRTTSAIFRLFLLGLAIPAQAVIVPMFYLISKAGLYDNLLGVILPTAAFCLPMSALILSGAMRDISPELYEAMAMDGASPRRMFFQLVLPLSRGGLSTIVVFSALQAWNGFLFPLVLTQSDSAKVVTLGLYNFQTEHGIDIPGLLGAVVLSMVPILLVYLFARRALVQGLMGVGGK, from the coding sequence ATGAGGCGCCGTCCCCACTACCTGGCCGGCGCCGGCTCGCTCTTCTGGCTCTTCCTGGTCGGCCTGCCGCTGTACGTGATGCTCGCCGCGACCGTGCGCACCCGCCAGGACTACGCCGAGAACGGCCCGGTCTCGATCCCGGACAGCTTCACCCTGGACAACTACACCGGCGCCTTCGACTCGGGCTTCGGCCAGTACTTCTTCAACACACTCGTCGTCACCGGCTGCGTGATCGGCATCGTGCTGCTGCTGGTCCCGCCGCTCGCCTACGCGATCGTACGCAGCCGCGGCCGGACCACGTCGGCGATCTTCCGGCTGTTCCTGCTCGGCCTCGCCATCCCCGCCCAGGCCGTCATCGTGCCGATGTTCTACCTGATCAGCAAAGCCGGACTGTACGACAACCTGCTGGGCGTCATCCTGCCCACAGCGGCGTTCTGCCTGCCGATGTCGGCGCTCATCCTCAGCGGCGCGATGCGCGACATCTCCCCGGAGCTGTACGAGGCCATGGCCATGGACGGCGCCTCCCCGCGGCGCATGTTCTTCCAGCTCGTCCTGCCGCTGTCGAGGGGCGGACTGTCCACGATCGTGGTCTTCTCCGCGCTCCAGGCCTGGAACGGCTTCCTGTTCCCGCTCGTCCTGACCCAGTCCGACTCCGCCAAGGTCGTCACCCTGGGGTTGTACAACTTCCAGACCGAACACGGCATCGACATCCCCGGTCTGCTGGGAGCCGTGGTGCTGTCCATGGTGCCCATCCTGCTCGTCTACCTGTTCGCCCGTCGCGCCCTGGTCCAGGGTCTGATGGGCGTCGGAGGAAAGTGA
- a CDS encoding glycoside hydrolase family 3 N-terminal domain-containing protein — MTADVAVETTPEIPLWNDPDRPVAARVDALIDTMTLDEKIAQLYGVWVGASANGGEVAPHQHDMEEAVDLDALLPAGLGQLTRPFGTAPVDPALGALSLLRTQSRITSANRFGIPAVAHEECLAGFAAWGATAYPVPLSWGATFDPDVVRRMAAAIGRDMRSVGVHQGLAPVLDVVRDARWGRVEETIGEDPYLVGTIGTAYVRGLESAGIVATLKHFVGYSASRAGRNLAPSPMGARERADVLLPPFEMAIREGGARSVMHSYTDTDGVPAAADEGLLTGLLRDTWGFDGTVVADYFGIAFLKTLHGVAGDWSEAAGAALKAGVDVELPTVKTFGAPLAEAVADGRVPESVIDRALRRVLGQKATLGLLDPDWSPVPPALDGADPDDPDALRGTIDLDRPENRELAREIAEKAVVLLTNDGTLPLARPRRIALVGPNAAEATAVLGCYSFPQHVGVRHPDVPVGIDLPTLRDTLAAEFPDADVTVARGTGVDDGDLSGIGEAVDAARDADVVIAVLGDRAGLFGRGTSGEGCDAESLALPGAQQHLLDALLDSGRPVVTVLLAGRPYALGRAAAESAAIVQSFFPGVAGTRAIAGVLSGRTGPSGRLPVSVPRGPGSQPTTYLGARLAQASEVSNIDPTPAFGFGHGLTYTAFAWSDLAVDTEQASTDGEFTLSLTVRNTGGRSGTEVVQLYLHDPVASVVQPVQRLVGYTRVELEPGEARRVRVTVPADVASFTGRAGHRIVEPGDLQLRLAASSTDTRLTATVTLTGPERQVDHTRRLHAAFTQEPGPQASA; from the coding sequence GTGACTGCCGACGTGGCCGTAGAGACCACCCCCGAAATCCCCCTCTGGAACGACCCCGACCGCCCCGTCGCCGCCAGGGTCGACGCGCTGATCGACACGATGACCCTGGACGAGAAGATCGCCCAGCTGTACGGCGTGTGGGTCGGCGCGTCCGCCAACGGCGGCGAAGTGGCCCCGCACCAGCACGACATGGAGGAGGCCGTCGACCTCGACGCGCTTCTGCCCGCCGGACTGGGCCAGTTGACCCGCCCCTTCGGCACCGCGCCCGTCGACCCGGCGCTCGGCGCGCTCTCCCTGCTGCGCACCCAGTCCCGTATCACCTCGGCCAACCGCTTCGGCATTCCCGCCGTCGCGCACGAGGAGTGCCTGGCCGGCTTCGCCGCCTGGGGTGCCACCGCCTACCCCGTCCCGCTGTCCTGGGGCGCCACCTTCGACCCGGACGTGGTACGCCGGATGGCCGCCGCCATCGGCCGCGACATGCGGTCCGTCGGTGTCCACCAGGGTCTCGCGCCCGTCCTCGACGTGGTGCGCGACGCCCGCTGGGGCCGGGTGGAGGAGACCATCGGCGAGGACCCCTACCTCGTCGGCACCATCGGCACCGCGTACGTCCGGGGCCTGGAGTCCGCCGGGATCGTCGCCACCCTCAAGCACTTCGTCGGCTACTCGGCCTCCCGTGCCGGGCGCAACCTCGCCCCCTCGCCCATGGGCGCCCGCGAACGGGCCGACGTCCTGCTGCCGCCGTTCGAGATGGCGATCCGCGAGGGCGGCGCCCGCTCCGTGATGCACTCCTACACGGACACCGACGGGGTCCCCGCCGCGGCCGACGAGGGCCTGCTGACCGGACTGCTCCGCGACACCTGGGGCTTCGACGGCACCGTCGTCGCCGACTACTTCGGCATCGCCTTCCTCAAGACGCTGCACGGCGTCGCGGGCGACTGGTCGGAGGCCGCGGGCGCCGCGCTGAAGGCCGGCGTCGACGTCGAACTGCCCACCGTCAAGACGTTCGGCGCGCCGCTCGCCGAGGCCGTCGCCGACGGCCGGGTACCGGAGTCGGTCATCGACCGCGCCCTGCGCCGCGTCCTCGGCCAGAAGGCGACGCTCGGCCTGCTCGACCCGGACTGGAGCCCGGTGCCGCCCGCACTCGACGGCGCCGACCCGGACGACCCGGACGCCCTGCGCGGCACGATCGACCTGGACCGGCCCGAGAACCGGGAACTGGCCCGCGAGATCGCCGAGAAGGCGGTCGTCCTGCTCACCAACGACGGCACCCTGCCGCTCGCCCGGCCCCGCCGCATCGCCCTGGTCGGCCCCAACGCGGCCGAGGCCACCGCCGTACTGGGCTGCTACTCCTTCCCCCAGCACGTGGGCGTGCGGCACCCGGACGTCCCGGTCGGGATCGACCTGCCCACCCTGCGGGACACCCTGGCCGCCGAGTTCCCCGACGCGGACGTCACCGTCGCCCGCGGCACCGGCGTCGACGACGGAGACCTCTCCGGCATCGGTGAAGCGGTCGACGCGGCACGGGACGCGGATGTCGTCATCGCCGTACTCGGCGACCGCGCGGGCCTGTTCGGCCGCGGCACCAGCGGAGAGGGCTGCGACGCGGAGTCCCTCGCCCTGCCCGGCGCCCAGCAGCACCTGCTCGACGCGCTGCTCGACTCCGGCAGGCCGGTGGTGACCGTCCTGCTCGCCGGGCGGCCGTACGCGCTCGGCCGTGCCGCCGCCGAGTCCGCGGCGATCGTGCAGTCCTTCTTCCCCGGAGTCGCGGGCACCCGGGCGATCGCCGGGGTGCTGAGCGGCCGTACCGGCCCCTCCGGACGGCTCCCGGTCAGTGTGCCGCGGGGTCCGGGGTCCCAGCCGACCACCTACCTCGGTGCACGGCTCGCCCAGGCCAGCGAGGTGTCCAACATCGACCCGACGCCGGCGTTCGGCTTCGGCCACGGCCTGACGTACACGGCGTTCGCCTGGAGCGACCTCGCCGTGGACACCGAACAGGCTTCGACGGACGGCGAGTTCACCCTCTCCCTCACCGTCCGCAACACCGGTGGGCGGTCCGGCACCGAAGTCGTCCAGCTCTATCTCCACGACCCGGTCGCCTCCGTCGTCCAGCCGGTGCAGCGGCTCGTCGGCTACACCCGGGTGGAGCTGGAGCCGGGAGAGGCCCGGCGCGTCCGCGTCACGGTTCCGGCCGACGTGGCCTCCTTCACCGGCCGCGCCGGCCACCGGATCGTCGAACCCGGCGACCTGCAACTCCGCCTGGCCGCCTCGAGCACCGACACGCGCCTGACGGCGACGGTCACCCTGACCGGCCCGGAACGCCAGGTGGACCACACCCGCCGCCTCCACGCGGCCTTCACCCAGGAGCCGGGCCCGCAGGCGTCAGCCTGA
- a CDS encoding alpha-amylase yields MRQAKRSFLVTAAALLPVLTGGAAAHALTQEAGRAQAGVPACVEVAPSWRYTFVTNNCSAPYTLTIAYSDGRDVPCRVAHPGDHITFPGHGTQGEHVVGAVLCSDGADH; encoded by the coding sequence ATGCGTCAGGCAAAGCGTTCATTCCTCGTGACGGCGGCAGCACTGCTGCCGGTGCTGACGGGCGGCGCGGCAGCGCACGCGCTGACGCAGGAAGCAGGACGGGCGCAGGCCGGTGTCCCCGCCTGCGTGGAGGTCGCCCCGAGCTGGCGCTACACCTTCGTCACCAACAACTGCTCCGCCCCCTACACGCTGACCATCGCCTACAGCGACGGTCGCGATGTTCCGTGCCGCGTCGCCCACCCCGGCGACCACATCACCTTCCCCGGTCACGGCACCCAGGGCGAGCACGTGGTCGGCGCCGTCCTGTGCTCCGACGGTGCCGACCACTGA